From the bacterium genome, the window CCAGGAGAGCGGCGGGCTGGAGACCTGGCTCACGGAGAACGGATACAAGATCCCGCCGGGCGCCGGTCCCATCCTCCAGAGTTACATCAACCAGAACGTGAAGTTCTTCGTCGCCAAGGTGAATCTCAAGGAACAGTCCAAGCTCGGATTCTCCTACCTCCGCCCGCTGCAGGTCGCCTTCGAATCCCCCAAGTTCATGCTCCCGATCCGCCTGGGGACGGTCAACGCCGACGGGCCGCAGGATCTCTTCATCTATGCGCTGAGCCGGAAGGGCCGGGTGGAGACCACCAATTACCGGACGGTCAAGCTCCCGACGGGGATGGACATCCCCGTCTACGTCAAAGGGGAGTTCGCCGACTTCTACAAGTCGATGTTCTCCGAGCAGGTCCATCGGGAGGACATGCGCGCGCTGTTTCTCGAATACGCCTGGGATATGAATTGGTGCGATCCCTGCGCGGCCGACCCGCTCTCGGAAGGGGAGCTGAAGGAGTTGGGCGTCTTTTGGATGGGGGATCGCGAGCCCTACGGCATGACCAAATCCATTCCGCCGCGCCCCGTGGGCGGGGCGCGGGACGTCTTCGTCACTCGCCTGCACGTGCGTTACGACGCCGCGCATTTTCCCGAAGACCTGGTCTTTCAGGAGACGTCCGACCGCCAGAACTTTCAGGGACGCTACGTGCTCCGGCATCCCTGGACGGGGGACGACTCCTGCGAAGAGGCGCGGGCCTACAAGAGGGAGCTCCCCAAGCGCCAGGAGAGGGAGGCCCAGCAGCTCGCCTCGCTCACGGGCTGGGACGTGAACGGCATCCGCAAGAAGATGAAGCTCGACGATCGTCCGGACGTCCCCGTCAAAAAGGACGGCAAGTGGTACAAAAAGATCTGGGAGTGACGGAAGATTTATGAAGGGTAGATTTAATAATTGTAACAATATGAAATTATTAGTCTTATATATGTGCTGCTTTAATAAATGCGCATTATTAGAATATTAACTCTAATATTTACAGGCACTTAAATATATTCTACCCTTCATGAGTGATTCAGCAAAGAATCGATTTTCCGCGCCAACCCACGATCGCTTACATCGATTCCTTCCTCAAAGCGGTTCGAGGCGTGCTCGATTTGAGTGAGGGAGAGGTCGTTCTGGACCTTTCGCGTTCCACGGAAGCGAGCTCGGCCCTGATCTGCTTTCTCTGCGGGCTTGTGGACCTGTCACTTTCCAAGAAAAATCGCGTGTCTTTGGTCCTCCCTCGCAACAAGCGGGTGGCGGAGGCGGTTCGAGCGGTCCAGGAGATCGTCAAGGCGGAGGGCTCCGGCCGGATACGGGTCGCCGAGCGTATGTGGCAGGCCCGTAAGATCACCGGCAACAACAACGCCGTCTTGGAAGAGATCCTCGATCTCATCGGGGGAAACCTGCCGATCTCCGCGGAAGCCAGATCCTCGCTCATCGTTGTGCTGACCGAGCTTCTGACAAATGCCATCGACCATAGCGGCGAAAGGTCTTGTTATGTGTGCGCAGGCGCCTGGGGACGATCCAGGCTCTTGCACCTCACGATTCTCGATTTTGGAATGGGGATCCCCCAAAAAATCCGGACCCGCTATCCTCAGTATGAGGACGACGTGGAGGCCCTGAAAGATCTTTTGAAGAAAGGCCTGACCACGCGGGTCGGTTTGGAGGGTGGAAAGGGATACCGCTACATCCAGGAAATCTTGAGCCATAACAAGGGAAGGCTTCATATTTTTTCGGGGCGCGCCAAAGTGGTTCTGAAATACGACAAGGGAGAGTATCGTTACCGGCAGGCGCGAAAGGCGTTCACCGGGACATGCGTCGATATCCAATTCAACCTGGATGCCGCGGGCCTGGGTGCCTACGTCGCGGAGGCCGGGCAAGGGGAGTATTTTTGATGACGATTGACGTGATGAAAGTCTGCGGAGAGGACATCATTTCCCGGGATGCGGGGCGAAAGGTGAGGGAGTTGATTCTCCAGAATTGGAGCGAGCCGTCGATCGAAATCACCTTCGGGGGAAGGCGCGTGGGGTCCGTATCCTTTTTCGACGAAGCCTTCGGGCTTCTCATGAAGAGGGGACAAAAAGGGGTCGATGAAATACGAATCAAGCTGAAATTCCCGGATCTCAGGCCGGAAGATCGGACGCTCCTCAACCACGTTTTTTCGACGCGCGTTCAGGAGGCGCAGACTTCCTGAGGAAACTATTTCAACTCCACGTCAGCCGCGTAGAACGCGTCCGCGCAGCCGGGGACGGAGACGGTGGGGACTTGAAAGAACACATCCTTATTAGTCAGCCTGGCGGCATGCAGAATCGCCAGAACGGCCTTGAACCGTTCCGCCTCGATTGCGGGGATCAAAATGGTCTTGATGCCGGCGTTGGTGGCGACGGCCACTTTGACCGGCGCACCGCGGAGGAGGAGAGAATCCACGCTGGAGCTGACCTCCGTCAGTTCTCGGGCTTGGACGAGGCCGCGGCTGAATCCGGTATGTGCGTCGATTGTGATGGTTCCCTGCTTGCAGGTGTAGTTGCCGACGGGCGTCGCCGAGATGGCAGTGACCTTTCCGGAGAACGACATCAGGGTGTCGAAGATACTGGGTTCGGGGGGCGTTTCCCCGGCGTCGTCGGTCAGCACCAGATCGGTCTTGATGCCGCCGATGACATCCCTGAAGCCTGCCCTCGCCCCGCGTGGGTAGGCGAGAAGGCCAAGCGTCA encodes:
- a CDS encoding DUF2330 domain-containing protein, with product PVPTFITKEQIHVGDKAVIDHLDAYTAPRLVEYFDENPCEMMKMREMMPMMSAAPAGGADMASRAKSLGVKIEAQYTVGEYDILILSAQESGGLETWLTENGYKIPPGAGPILQSYINQNVKFFVAKVNLKEQSKLGFSYLRPLQVAFESPKFMLPIRLGTVNADGPQDLFIYALSRKGRVETTNYRTVKLPTGMDIPVYVKGEFADFYKSMFSEQVHREDMRALFLEYAWDMNWCDPCAADPLSEGELKELGVFWMGDREPYGMTKSIPPRPVGGARDVFVTRLHVRYDAAHFPEDLVFQETSDRQNFQGRYVLRHPWTGDDSCEEARAYKRELPKRQEREAQQLASLTGWDVNGIRKKMKLDDRPDVPVKKDGKWYKKIWE
- a CDS encoding DUF4325 domain-containing protein, which translates into the protein MTIDVMKVCGEDIISRDAGRKVRELILQNWSEPSIEITFGGRRVGSVSFFDEAFGLLMKRGQKGVDEIRIKLKFPDLRPEDRTLLNHVFSTRVQEAQTS